From a region of the Syngnathoides biaculeatus isolate LvHL_M chromosome 2, ASM1980259v1, whole genome shotgun sequence genome:
- the rpl10 gene encoding large ribosomal subunit protein uL16, which yields MGRRPARCYRYCKNKPYPKSRFCRGVPDPKIRIFDLGRKKAKVDEFPLCGHMVSDEYEQLSSEALEAARICANKYMVKTCGKDGFHIRMRLHPFHVIRINKMLSCAGADRLQTGMRGAFGKPQGTVARVHIGQVIMSVRTKAQNKEHVVEALRRAKFKFPGRQKIHISKKYGFTKFNASDFDEMMAEKRVIPDGCGVKYIPSKGPLSRWKALHAV from the exons ATGGGCCGCCGACCAGCCCGGTG TTACAGGTACTGCAAGAACAAACCGTACCCCAAGTCCCGCTTCTGTCGGGGTGTGCCTG ATCCCAAGATTAGAATCTTTGACTTGGGCAGGAAGAAGGCCAAGGTAGATGAGTTCCCCTTGTGCGGTCACATGGTTTCTGATGAATACGAGCAGCTGTCCTCGGAAG CTTTGGAGGCAGCCCGTATTTGTGCTAACAAGTACATGGTGAAGACCTGCGGCAAAGATGGTTTCCACATCCGCATGCGTCTCCATCCTTTCCATGTCATCCGGATCAACAAAATGTTGTCCTGTGCCGGAGCTGATAG GCTCCAGACAGGAATGCGTGGTGCTTTTGGCAAGCCACAGGGCACTGTGGCTCGTGTGCACATTGGTCAGGTGATCATGTCTGTGCGTACCAAAGCCCAGAATAAGGAGCATGTGGTTGAAGCCCTGCGCAGAGCCAAGTTCAAGTTCCCTGGGCGCCAGAAG ATCCATATCTCCAAGAAATATGGCTTCACCAAGTTCAATGCTAGCGACTTTGACGAGATGATGGCTGAGAAGCGTGTCATTCCCGATGGCTGCGGGGTGAAGTACATCCCCAGTAAAGGACCTCTGTCCCGCTGGAAGGCCCTCCATGCCGTGTAG